ATAATCGGAGTTTGTCTGAAGTTTGCCAACTTTACAGTGATGAAGAAAGAACAGGATCTAGTCATCTCGCGCGGATTATTTGAGAAACACCAGCTGACGATTCCGCTTGAGAGAATTCAGGCTATGAAAATCAGCGAAAATCTAATTCGCCAGCCGTTCGGCTATGCAACTGTGCACATTGTCAGCGCAGGGGGAAGCGCTAAAGATCAGAATGTTTCTGCCATCCTTTTTCCGCTGATTAAAAAAACAAAAATACAGCAGATGCTAACCGAGTTTACACCTGATTTTTCTTTATCTGATCAATTAAACACGCTGCCCAAGAAAGCGAAAAGAGGATATGTTCTCGTTTATACGATTCCCTTCTTGGTGATTTCATGCATTCTGAGCTATTTTTTTCAGCCGTGGGGTTACATTGCGCTGCTGACAGTTCCGGCAGGACTTCTTCTCGGTCTAGCATCATTTAAGGATGCAGGATGGGACATACATGACGAACAATTAACCCTTTCTTCAAGAAATCTGGTCAAATCCACCTTCGTTGTAAAGAGAAAAAGAATTCAGGTCATTGAAGCAAGGCAATCCCTTTTTCAGCGTCGCATAGACCTCGCGTCTATTCAATCTTCAACAACGTCAGGAATGGGCGGGACACATTTCATGGTAAAAGGCATCGACATTGAGGATGCCGGAGAAGTGTTTGAGTGGTATTCTTATGAGAATCATGCAAAAAAAGACGCGATCCTTTAAGGATGGGCGTCTTTTTTGAGGTTTCTGCTTATATAATATGCCTGACTTTCGCATTTGATAAATTTTGAAAATCGGCCAGAACGGATCCGAATCTGTCTGTAGGAGCTAACCGGTTTCTGCGCTTTTCACATTGTCCAGCTCCGCCTCCTAACTCCTCGGCCAGAACGGATCCGTCAGTAAAGGCAAAAAGCGCCTTTCCTGCCGGATCCTTATCTGTCTGTCGGAGCTAACCAGTCGGCTACGCTTTTCTAGTGAGAAACAGCGGCGCAAGCAGCGCACCTGCTACAAGACCGAAGATATGGGCAATAATGTTGATATTAGTATTCACGAATGTCATGACTGCCCCTATGACAAGAATGGTGATGATAAGCTGAGAATTTGAAGAGTCAATCATATCTTTTCTGAATACGACAAGGTATAGATAGATGCCGAATATGCCGAATATAGCACCTGATGCTCCAACGTGAGTATAAGTTAAATCTTCTATGATGAAATATGTTGCAAGGTTTGCGGCGATGCCTGTTGCTAAATAAGCAGCAATAAAGCGGGCCTTTCCAAGCATCCGTTCTAATGCAGGTGCGAACAGGATGATGGATACACTGTTAAATAGAATATGAGCGAAGTTTGCATGTAGGAAAATAGGAGTGATCAAGCGCCACCATTCTCCGTTAGCCACACCGGCGTTGTACCCTACTAAAGAGGCAAAGAAATATGTTATTGTAGGTACTGGAATTAAAAACAACAGCCAGAGTATGACTTGAATAGAGACAATTACGGTTACAACAGGGTATAGACGGATAAACGTTCTGAAATCTTCTGATCTTGTAAACATAGAGAGTGTCTCCTTATTCTAAAAAATTAGTTGTTTCTATATTAACACGGTTATGAGAAGTTGGAGCAGATTAGTACATACTGAACAAAAAGAGGTGTCCGCATGATTACAGGGCTGGGTCTTGATTTGGCTGAGCTGGAACGGATTGAGAGGTTAATAAAGAGACAGCCGAAATTCATTGACCGGATTCTCACCAAAAAAGAGAAAGATAAATATCAGTCGCTTGCGCCAAGGAGGAAAATTGAATATGCTGCCGGAAGGTTTGCAGCGAAAGAGGCGTTTTCAAAAGCGATGGGAACCGGGATTGGGAAAGAATACAGTTTTATGGATATCGAAATTCTGAATGATGGAAACGGAAAACCGGCTGTAACAATGCCTGTTTTGCCTGGTTATACCGTCCACATATCTATCACTCACACAAAGGATTATGCTGCTGCTCAAGTAATTATTGAAAGCTCGTCAAGCTAGTCTGCATATTCATAACCTTTGTCTCATATATTTGTACAGCGGTAGGAGAGACAAGTCGTTTGAGGAGATTGTGCTTGATTTAGCATGATTCCCTTAAGGAGAGTTTCTTCCTTTTTACGTCATATGAGACAAAGGGGTTGAAAAGGTGAAAAAGCACTTTTTATTACTGGCAATTGGATTGCTTGCTGTTATGATGCTTGCTGCCTGCGGTGAGAAATCGAAGACTGACGTTGTAGAAAACCTGGATAAGAAGGTTGAAGAATTATCGGGGTACAAAGCGAAAGCGCAAATGACCCTTCAAACAGGAAGTGAGCCTCAAATTTATGAGGTGGAAATTTGGCATAAGCAGCCTTCATTCTACAGAGTAAACTTGAAGAATGCTGAAAAAGATCAGAGCCAGATGATTCTCCGCAATAAAGAGGGCGTGTTTGTCCTGACGCCGGCACTGAAGAAAAGCTTCCGTTTTCAAAGCGAATGGCCGCAAAACAGCAGTCAGGCTTATCTTTTCGAATCACTGGTAAAAGACATTAAGAGTGATGCGGATTCTATTTTCAAATCAACAAAAGATGCTTACGTTTTTGAAACAAAGACAAATTACCAAAACAGCCAGATGCTTCCTCTTCAAGAGATTACGTTCAATAAAAAGGACCTGAAGCCTTCTGTTGTCAAAGTAATGGATACAGACCGCAATCCATTAGTTGTGGTGGAGTTTTCGGAATTTGATTTTAATGCTAAATTCGATAAAAACTCATTTGATATGCAAAAGAATATGTCATTTGCAAGCGTAGATGTTGAAACATCTGCATCTGTTAACTCAGAACAATTTGCTGTGAAATATCCACTTGAGAAGCTTGAAGGTGTGAAGCTGACGGAAGAAAAAGAGATGAAAACAGAGAATGGCAAGCGGGTCGTTCAAACGTATGATGGTGAAAAATCCTATACCTTCATTCAGGAAAAAGCAGTCGCAGCCACTGTTGCAACTTCTTCTTTTGTAAGCGGGGAACCGGTTGACCTTGGAGTTGCTGTCGGGGCTCTAACGGAACAATCCTTGACATGGACCTATGACGGGGTAGAATACATGATTGCATCAAAAGATTTGTCTCAGGAAGAGATGATTCGAGTAGCACAATCTGTACAGGGGCAGGCAATTAAGTAATCAAACTTGGATGGCAATTGGGCCATCCGAGTTTTTTTGTTTTTATGAATTTTTGCCCTCTATTGATGTCCTGATAGTAAGCACCCGATTCCGAATGATAAAACCGGGTTTGCGGATAAGATGTGTCGTGCAATTTTTGGAAGTAAAGCTGATCCGGACGCTTCGAAATGGCATCTTAAACATTCTGAAGTGCTCAAAGTGACAAGTGCAGCCAGAGAAAGGCCACTTAGGGTTGAACATTGATGTTTGGGGGTTCATTTTATGAAATTCCGCACTTAATCTTTCCGTCACAGACCTTCTCGCTGAAATCCTTTCTCCGTGTTAGCGCCGCACCCCATCACAAGAAACCGATTTCATTTGACAAAAGAACGCTATACCATTGATAATCAGCATAGAAAAAGACAATCATGAGGAAGTGTAGGACATGGGAAATTCTTTTTACCGCGATACTTGGGCTGAGATCGATTTAGATGCAATATACAGCAACGTGAAATCAATGAAAAACCATATAGGTGAAAACACACAGCTGATTGCGGTTGTGAAGGCCAATGCTTATGGCCACGGAGATGCAGAAGTGGCAAAAACGGCTCTTGAAGCAGGTGCTGAAATGCTTGCAGTCGCGTTTTTAGATGAAGCGGTCGTGCTGCGCGAAGCGGGGTTTGAAGTGCCTATCCTGGTGATGGGTGCTTCCAGGCCTGCAGATGTGAAGATCGCGATTGATCAGCGCATTATTTTGACAGCTCCTTCTCTTGAATGGCTGACGGAAGCTGAAAAGAATATTCAAAAAGGAATATTATCTGTTCATCTGAAAATTGATACCGGTATGGGCCGTCTCGGTGTCCGGACAGAGGATGAACTGCTTCAGGCATTTAAATTTGCAGAAGAAAAACCCAATGTGAAAATTGAAGGTATCTTTACGCACTTTGCAACAGCAGATGAACTGGATACTGCTTATTTCAACAAGCAGTACGACGTATTCGCCGCAATGGCGCAAAAAGCAGCTGATTATGATGGAGTTATGATTCACTGCGGCAACAGTGCAACTGGACTCCGTTTTCCTGAAAAATTAGTTCACGCTGTGAGACTGGGAATCTCTATGTACGGTCTAAGTCCTTCAATGGAAATAAAACCTGAACTGCCATATGAACTGAAAGAAGCTTTTTCCCTTCATTCAAGACTTGTTCATGTAAAAAAAATCAGCAAAGGCGACAAAGTAAGCTACGGGGCCACATACACAGCTGAGAAAGATGAATGGATAGGGACGATTCCGATTGGATATGCAGATGGATGGGTGCGCCGTCTAAAAGAATCAGAAGTTCTGATTGATGGTGAAAGGATGCCAATTGTTGGAAGGATCTGCATGGATCAATGTATGATTAAACTTACTTCCTTTAAAGAAACAGGGACAAAGGTAACGTTAATCGGCCGTCAAAAAGAAGAGTGCATTTCTGTGGATGAAGTGGCAGAAAGACTGGAAACGATCAACTATGAAGTGCCTTGTACAATAACTTTGCGCGTTCCCCGTATGTTTTTGAAAAATAAGAGTATAATTGAAGTGAGAAACTCTCTTTTTTGCGGCGTAAAAAACCTTACGGATCGCCCGTAATAGAAAAGGCATGAATAAAAATGCTTTTGATAAGCAGATAATAGTGTTGAATTATTAGAAAATAACTTTGCTTCTTGCATTGATAGTGTTATTATTGTATGTGGAATGGAATAATAGGTGTGTAAGTTTGGTGGAGGTGTATGTTTGTGTCTGAATCCAGCGCAACAACAGAAATCTTAATTCGTTTACCGCAAGCATTAGTCTCGGAATTAGACGGTCTTGTCAAACAAGAGAATGGGAACCGAAGCGAGTTAATTTATCAAGCAACAAAGATGTATATCCGCGAGCGTAAGAAACGCCAAATACGCGAATCAATGAGACGTGGATATATGGAGATGGCTAAGATTAACTTAAACATTGCTTCCGAAGCATTTCAAGCTGAATCAGAGGCTGACCACACCGTTGAACGCTTAGTAAGCGGGGGTTAATCCTTTGATTGTCAAACGCGGCGACGTTTATTTTGCTGATTTATCACCCGTTGTTGGCTCTGAGCAAGGGGGCGTCCGTCCAGTGCTGATCATCCAGAATGATATCGGAAACAGGTTCAGTCCAACGGTCATCATAGCAGCTATTACTGCTCAAATTCAAAAGGCAAAATTGCCAACTCATGTGGAAATTGACTCCAAGCGTTATGGGTTTGAACGTGATTCTGTTATACTGTTAGAGCAGATTCGTACAATTGATAAACAGAGATTGACTGATAAGATTACACACTTAGATGATGAAATGATGGATAAAGTGGACGAAGCTCTGCAAATAAGCTTAGGACTCATTGATTTTTAAAACTAAAAAACGGTATTTTTTAGGAAGTTGCTCCCATTAAGCAACTTTTTTTTATTTTATTGGCATAAATCGGTATAATGTAAAGTGGAATAACTTGTTTACTTTTACCCAAACGATAAGAGGGGGAAATACGGAACATGAAGGATGAATCTAATCCAATACTCGATTTTGTTCTGGCTCATCAAAATGAGATCCTGAATGAATGGAAAGACAGTCTGAAAGATCTTGGAGATCAGAAGTACTCTAACATCCTTTCAGATCAAGTATATTTAAATACTTGCAATGAATATCTTCAAATCTTGATCAGCTATATGAAAAACCCGGGAAGCGACATGACTGAAAAGGTTTCTGACTATGCTCACAGGGTCGTTCAATTAGGCTGGAGCTTAAAGTATATATCTGAAGGATTAAAGGAGCTTTCTTTAATTATCTTTACAAAAATGACTGACAGCCTTTCTGAAGCTGAAAAAATGAAAATTGTGTGGGAGTTTGACAAGTCACTATCCCCAATTAATAATGAGTTAATTCATCAATATGCAGAATCATGGGAGCGGACAGTTTCTCTGCAGAAGATTGCCCTGCAGGAATTATCGGCACCGCTTATTCCGATTTTTGAAAACATTACAATTATGCCATTAGTTGGTACAATTGATACAGAGAGAGCAAAGCAAATCATGGAGAACTTGCTTACAGGTGTTGTGAAGCACCGTGCGCAAGTGGTTTTAATTGACATTACAGGTGTGCCGGTTGTAGACACAATGGTTGCGCATCATATTATTCAGGCTTCAGAAGCTGTCCGCTTAGTAGGCGCAAAATGCCTGCTTGTGGGAATCAGACCTGAGATTGCTCAGACAATCGTGAACCTTGGCATCGATCTGAGCCAGGTAATTACGAAGAATAGTCTTCAAAAAGGAATGGAAGCTGCACTTGAAATGACGAATCGACAATTAGTAGAAATGGGGGATTCACAATGAGAACTCCAAGAATACCGATTTTAAAACTTTATAATTGTCTGCTTGTATCAATTCAATGGGAACTTGATGATCAGACTGCCCTGCAATTTCAGGAAGATCTTCTTCATAAAATCCATGAGACGGGCGCAAGCGGTGTTGTCATAGATTTAACCTCCGTAGATGTAATAGATTCTTTTATCGCCAAGGTTTTAGGTGATGTTATCGGCATGTCGAAATTAATGGGAGCTAAAGTTGTTTTAACAGGCATTCAGCCTGCGGTAGCAATCACCCTCATTGAGCTTGGCATTCACCTTGCTGATGTACAAACCGCGCTTGACCTGGAAAAAGGACTTGAAACATTACAACAGGAGCTGGGGGAATAAGCATGGATAACCAATCCTGTGTAAAAATCATTACAGAGTGGGACATTGTTGCTGCACGGCAGCTTGGACGCAATGTTGCAAAAGAACTCGGGTTTGGTACTGTAGACCAAGCGAGGATTACAACAGCTATTTCCGAATTAGCCCGTAATATATATTTGTATGCTGGACAAGGCCAAATTTGCATTGAGCAGATCAGCGAATTCAGTAAAAAAGGTTTAAAAATAATAGCCATTGATAACGGACCAGGAATACCGGATATCCGAAAAGTGATGGAAGACGGCTTTTCAACATCTGGTGGGTTAGGAGCCGGATTGCCTGGAGTAAAACGCCTGATGGATGAATTCAGCATTAATACCGTTTTGGGAGAGGGAACGGATATCCAAGCAGTCAAATGGCTTCGCTAGGGGGAAGCTAGATGGATTTTAAGGAAGTCATTGAATCGAAGTATCAGGAAATACTAAGTCATTATATGCAAGAATTAACAGAAACGGCTTTGTACCAGGGGCAAAAATTCAGCAGAAAAGCCATTGAGGAGCAAGTACCCCCTGAGGAAATTATCAGTCTTCACCGTAAAGTGCTGCAAGGTTTATTTCCTGATGTAGATCAGGATGTTTTGCACTCTTTGGACTTTCTATTAGAGGTCATGATGGGGTATGGACTGGCCTATCAGGAGCATCAAAGCCTGCGGGATAAGCAGCAGGAGATAAAGTCTGAGATTCAAGTAGCCTTGAATGTTCAGCAAATGCTTTTAGAAACGTCAGTGCCGACAGTTCCAAATCTTGATATTGGTGCAATCAGTGTTCCTGCGAAGCATATGAACGGGGATTACTATCATTTTGTTTATGATGAAGAAAGCGTAAGTATTGCCATAGCGGATGTAATCGGGAAAGGAATTCCCGCTGCACTCTGTATGTCCATGATCAAATATGCAATGGACAGCTTGCCGGAGTCCCGTAAATCTCCCAGCCGTGTTCTTGAAAATCTGAACAGGGTTGTTGAGCATAACGTAGACCCGAGCATGTTCATTACAATGTTTTACGGTATGTATGATACGGATACTCATGAGTTTGTCTATGGGTCAGCCGGGCACGAGCCTGGATTTTATTACAGTGCTGAAGAGGACCGTTTCCATGATATGAACACAAAAGGTCTGGTCCTTGGTATTGATCAATCCATCAAGTACAAGGAGTACAGCAGAATCGTGGAAAAAGGCGATATGATTGTTTTGCTTTCCGATGGTGTAACTGAGTCAAAAACAAATGAAGAAGAATTCATTGAACGTGATTTTATTACGGACCTCATTAAAAAATACAGTGATTTGAATGCTCAGGGTATTGTAGATAATATATATAAAGACTTTTTGCAGATGCAGGACTTTGAACTGCGTGATGATTTCACGCTAATTATTTTAAAACGCGAGGTTTAACTTGTTAAAAAAGCGGGTATTAGTTTTACTAGCTTACAAGTAAACTTACTGGGGTGATATTGATGAATTTAAATATAAATGTTAATCGATCAGAGGAACATATTCAAATAGATTTAGCTGGAGAAATTGATGCATACACTGCGCCGAAATTAAGAGAAGAACTAATGCCGCTTGCAGAAGAGGGAAAACCTGTCCTGATCGTAAGCCTTAAGGATGTCTCTTACATGGACAGTACAGGGCTAGGTGCATTCGTTGGTTTGCTTAAAGCCGTGAGGAAAAATGAGGGCGATTTAAAGCTTGTTAATTTATCTGCTCGTTTGGAAAGACTATTCAACATAACAGGTCTAAGTGATATTATTGACATTTCTTCTAAATCAGAAGGTGGGGTTAGATGAAACAATTAGTGGATTACATTGAGGTGAAAATACCTGCTAAACCGGAATTTGTCGGTATTGTCCGTTTGACTCTTTCTGGTATCGCCAGCAGAATGGGTTACTCTTATGATGAAATTGAAGATTTAAAAATTGCGATCAGTGAAGCATGCACAAATGCTGTGCAGCACGCATACGAGAAAATCGAAGGCGGAGAAGTCATGATCGGCTTTGGCCTGTGCGAAGACCGTCTTGAAGTAATGGTGTCAG
The window above is part of the Metabacillus dongyingensis genome. Proteins encoded here:
- the alr gene encoding alanine racemase, which codes for MGNSFYRDTWAEIDLDAIYSNVKSMKNHIGENTQLIAVVKANAYGHGDAEVAKTALEAGAEMLAVAFLDEAVVLREAGFEVPILVMGASRPADVKIAIDQRIILTAPSLEWLTEAEKNIQKGILSVHLKIDTGMGRLGVRTEDELLQAFKFAEEKPNVKIEGIFTHFATADELDTAYFNKQYDVFAAMAQKAADYDGVMIHCGNSATGLRFPEKLVHAVRLGISMYGLSPSMEIKPELPYELKEAFSLHSRLVHVKKISKGDKVSYGATYTAEKDEWIGTIPIGYADGWVRRLKESEVLIDGERMPIVGRICMDQCMIKLTSFKETGTKVTLIGRQKEECISVDEVAERLETINYEVPCTITLRVPRMFLKNKSIIEVRNSLFCGVKNLTDRP
- the acpS gene encoding holo-ACP synthase, translated to MITGLGLDLAELERIERLIKRQPKFIDRILTKKEKDKYQSLAPRRKIEYAAGRFAAKEAFSKAMGTGIGKEYSFMDIEILNDGNGKPAVTMPVLPGYTVHISITHTKDYAAAQVIIESSSS
- a CDS encoding anti-sigma factor antagonist, with protein sequence MNLNINVNRSEEHIQIDLAGEIDAYTAPKLREELMPLAEEGKPVLIVSLKDVSYMDSTGLGAFVGLLKAVRKNEGDLKLVNLSARLERLFNITGLSDIIDISSKSEGGVR
- a CDS encoding anti-sigma regulatory factor, which encodes MDNQSCVKIITEWDIVAARQLGRNVAKELGFGTVDQARITTAISELARNIYLYAGQGQICIEQISEFSKKGLKIIAIDNGPGIPDIRKVMEDGFSTSGGLGAGLPGVKRLMDEFSINTVLGEGTDIQAVKWLR
- a CDS encoding PP2C family protein-serine/threonine phosphatase, encoding MDFKEVIESKYQEILSHYMQELTETALYQGQKFSRKAIEEQVPPEEIISLHRKVLQGLFPDVDQDVLHSLDFLLEVMMGYGLAYQEHQSLRDKQQEIKSEIQVALNVQQMLLETSVPTVPNLDIGAISVPAKHMNGDYYHFVYDEESVSIAIADVIGKGIPAALCMSMIKYAMDSLPESRKSPSRVLENLNRVVEHNVDPSMFITMFYGMYDTDTHEFVYGSAGHEPGFYYSAEEDRFHDMNTKGLVLGIDQSIKYKEYSRIVEKGDMIVLLSDGVTESKTNEEEFIERDFITDLIKKYSDLNAQGIVDNIYKDFLQMQDFELRDDFTLIILKREV
- a CDS encoding STAS domain-containing protein, which produces MRTPRIPILKLYNCLLVSIQWELDDQTALQFQEDLLHKIHETGASGVVIDLTSVDVIDSFIAKVLGDVIGMSKLMGAKVVLTGIQPAVAITLIELGIHLADVQTALDLEKGLETLQQELGE
- a CDS encoding STAS domain-containing protein is translated as MKDESNPILDFVLAHQNEILNEWKDSLKDLGDQKYSNILSDQVYLNTCNEYLQILISYMKNPGSDMTEKVSDYAHRVVQLGWSLKYISEGLKELSLIIFTKMTDSLSEAEKMKIVWEFDKSLSPINNELIHQYAESWERTVSLQKIALQELSAPLIPIFENITIMPLVGTIDTERAKQIMENLLTGVVKHRAQVVLIDITGVPVVDTMVAHHIIQASEAVRLVGAKCLLVGIRPEIAQTIVNLGIDLSQVITKNSLQKGMEAALEMTNRQLVEMGDSQ
- the rsbW gene encoding anti-sigma B factor RsbW translates to MKQLVDYIEVKIPAKPEFVGIVRLTLSGIASRMGYSYDEIEDLKIAISEACTNAVQHAYEKIEGGEVMIGFGLCEDRLEVMVSDSGQSFNFEQKKNELGPYSAANPVDQLPEGGLGLYLMETLMDEVHVQIDSGVTVFMTKYLNGERVEHDTTIQNYEAN
- the ndoA gene encoding type II toxin-antitoxin system endoribonuclease NdoA, encoding MIVKRGDVYFADLSPVVGSEQGGVRPVLIIQNDIGNRFSPTVIIAAITAQIQKAKLPTHVEIDSKRYGFERDSVILLEQIRTIDKQRLTDKITHLDDEMMDKVDEALQISLGLIDF
- a CDS encoding rhomboid family intramembrane serine protease; amino-acid sequence: MFTRSEDFRTFIRLYPVVTVIVSIQVILWLLFLIPVPTITYFFASLVGYNAGVANGEWWRLITPIFLHANFAHILFNSVSIILFAPALERMLGKARFIAAYLATGIAANLATYFIIEDLTYTHVGASGAIFGIFGIYLYLVVFRKDMIDSSNSQLIITILVIGAVMTFVNTNINIIAHIFGLVAGALLAPLFLTRKA
- a CDS encoding LolA family protein; amino-acid sequence: MKKHFLLLAIGLLAVMMLAACGEKSKTDVVENLDKKVEELSGYKAKAQMTLQTGSEPQIYEVEIWHKQPSFYRVNLKNAEKDQSQMILRNKEGVFVLTPALKKSFRFQSEWPQNSSQAYLFESLVKDIKSDADSIFKSTKDAYVFETKTNYQNSQMLPLQEITFNKKDLKPSVVKVMDTDRNPLVVVEFSEFDFNAKFDKNSFDMQKNMSFASVDVETSASVNSEQFAVKYPLEKLEGVKLTEEKEMKTENGKRVVQTYDGEKSYTFIQEKAVAATVATSSFVSGEPVDLGVAVGALTEQSLTWTYDGVEYMIASKDLSQEEMIRVAQSVQGQAIK
- a CDS encoding CopG family ribbon-helix-helix protein — encoded protein: MSESSATTEILIRLPQALVSELDGLVKQENGNRSELIYQATKMYIRERKKRQIRESMRRGYMEMAKINLNIASEAFQAESEADHTVERLVSGG
- a CDS encoding PH domain-containing protein — protein: MMSEPKRLHPASAILTFFKQLKDGIFPVIVLFFVNDYKIYFFIGLAVILIAMIIYSIISWMKYTYRIEENELRIEFGIFVKKKRYIPIERIQSINESAGIIQQIFGLVKLQLETAGGGAEAEAVLTAVTKEEARRINTALAERKNEMVDPDEAAMTIKEDKTYLTYKIGVKELLVAASTSSGIGVVLSAAFAFFSQFDELIPFDDIIDRFSFLSNASITVYAVLVFLAFFIAWILSIIGVCLKFANFTVMKKEQDLVISRGLFEKHQLTIPLERIQAMKISENLIRQPFGYATVHIVSAGGSAKDQNVSAILFPLIKKTKIQQMLTEFTPDFSLSDQLNTLPKKAKRGYVLVYTIPFLVISCILSYFFQPWGYIALLTVPAGLLLGLASFKDAGWDIHDEQLTLSSRNLVKSTFVVKRKRIQVIEARQSLFQRRIDLASIQSSTTSGMGGTHFMVKGIDIEDAGEVFEWYSYENHAKKDAIL